From one Streptomyces spiramyceticus genomic stretch:
- a CDS encoding DUF3040 domain-containing protein: MPLSEHEQRMLEQMERALYAEDPKFATALEGSGLRTYTRRRVYQAVAGFLVGIALLMAGMVAQQIWISVVGFLVMLGCAVLAVTGWRKAPKPGEQPAPGTPGTTARSRPRQRRSFMDRIEQRWQRRRDEGQGR, encoded by the coding sequence GTGCCGCTCTCGGAGCACGAGCAGCGAATGCTCGAGCAGATGGAGCGAGCGCTGTACGCCGAAGATCCCAAGTTCGCGACAGCGCTTGAGGGAAGCGGGCTGCGTACGTACACCCGGCGACGGGTCTACCAGGCGGTCGCAGGCTTTCTGGTGGGTATCGCGCTCCTCATGGCCGGAATGGTCGCACAGCAGATCTGGATCAGCGTGGTCGGCTTCCTTGTGATGCTCGGCTGCGCAGTGCTCGCGGTCACCGGCTGGCGCAAGGCCCCGAAGCCCGGTGAGCAACCGGCACCCGGCACTCCTGGCACGACCGCTCGCAGCCGCCCCAGGCAGCGCAGGTCGTTCATGGACCGTATCGAGCAGCGGTGGCAGCGTCGCCGCGACGAGGGCCAGGGGCGCTGA